A region from the Arthrobacter roseus genome encodes:
- a CDS encoding rhodanese-like domain-containing protein — protein MNPSTTTGPDVTAVDPETLTSWIDAHNDLIILDVRSGAEFESMHIRSAYNVPLPLLSEHADELTERLGQRVVLVCQSGVRAEQARTLLRRAGIETAHVLTGGVPAFAAAGGDVVRGAQRWDLERQVRLVAGTLVVTGLTGGKFLSPKFRLLAGAIGTGLTFSAATNTCAMGKALAAMPWNRTAAEPTREAAILQLPVPGAGSGKSLVS, from the coding sequence ATGAACCCTTCAACCACCACCGGGCCGGACGTCACCGCCGTTGACCCCGAAACACTGACCTCGTGGATCGACGCGCACAATGACCTGATCATCCTGGACGTGCGCAGCGGAGCCGAATTCGAATCCATGCATATCCGCAGCGCCTACAACGTGCCGCTGCCACTGCTGTCCGAGCACGCCGATGAACTCACCGAACGGCTCGGCCAACGCGTCGTGTTGGTCTGTCAGTCCGGCGTCCGCGCCGAACAGGCGCGGACGCTACTTCGCAGGGCGGGCATCGAAACAGCGCACGTACTGACCGGTGGCGTACCGGCATTCGCCGCTGCCGGAGGCGACGTCGTCCGCGGCGCCCAGCGCTGGGACCTGGAACGTCAGGTCCGTCTGGTGGCAGGAACACTGGTCGTGACCGGCCTGACCGGAGGGAAATTCCTCTCACCGAAGTTCCGCCTGCTGGCCGGAGCCATCGGCACCGGACTGACCTTCTCCGCCGCGACCAACACCTGCGCCATGGGTAAAGCACTCGCTGCCATGCCCTGGAACCGGACCGCCGCAGAACCGACCCGCGAAGCGGCCATCCTGCAGCTGCCGGTTCCCGGCGCCGGCAGCGGGAAGTCCCTGGTATCGTGA
- a CDS encoding sulfite exporter TauE/SafE family protein, translating into MIAAALALGLLVGAVLGLVGAGGSIIAVPALVYGMGMSTHEAIPTSLLVVGLSSIAALIPRIRTGINWRIALLVGAAGIPAAWAGTATGRLLNDDMLLLAFAVIMIAAGIRMLSRTKETAGGCGIGGDSFMRSCLPKSLAVGLGIGFLTGLLGVGGGFLIVPALTIILGLSMAQAVGTSLVIIAINSAAGFSAHATGFTIDWSTTLAFAIPAIAGSLTAARVAHKLNNKHVRIAFASLVFAVAAGVAISTLTGIVNS; encoded by the coding sequence GTGATCGCCGCCGCCCTGGCCCTGGGACTGCTCGTCGGAGCGGTCCTGGGCTTGGTCGGTGCCGGCGGTTCCATCATCGCCGTCCCCGCCCTTGTCTACGGGATGGGAATGAGCACCCACGAAGCTATCCCCACCTCCCTCCTCGTCGTCGGGCTCTCATCCATCGCGGCCCTCATCCCCCGCATCCGCACTGGAATAAACTGGCGCATTGCACTGCTGGTCGGAGCGGCCGGAATCCCCGCCGCCTGGGCAGGCACCGCCACCGGCCGGCTCCTGAACGACGACATGCTGCTGCTGGCCTTCGCCGTCATCATGATCGCGGCCGGCATCCGCATGCTCTCCCGCACCAAAGAAACAGCCGGCGGCTGCGGCATTGGCGGGGACTCTTTCATGCGCAGCTGCCTGCCTAAATCCTTGGCAGTGGGCTTGGGGATCGGGTTCCTGACAGGACTGCTCGGCGTCGGCGGAGGCTTTCTCATCGTCCCCGCGCTGACGATCATTCTAGGTTTATCCATGGCCCAGGCAGTCGGAACCTCGCTGGTCATCATAGCTATCAACTCCGCAGCCGGCTTCAGCGCCCACGCCACAGGATTCACCATCGACTGGAGCACCACCTTGGCCTTCGCCATACCCGCGATCGCCGGCTCACTCACCGCCGCACGCGTGGCGCACAAACTCAACAACAAACACGTCCGCATCGCCTTCGCAAGTCTCGTCTTCGCCGTCGCAGCTGGCGTCGCGATCAGCACCCTCACCGGCATCGTCAATTCATAG